The following proteins are co-located in the Cardiocondyla obscurior isolate alpha-2009 linkage group LG12, Cobs3.1, whole genome shotgun sequence genome:
- the Exp gene encoding uncharacterized protein Exp isoform X1, giving the protein MQTMHCKNEEVPGILNVLDKTSNGISTEYRSTTERKMVSRRKILSRSRDNLVESQYEEQDEEDVWYNLDKLYKDHIQEVLDKWNQIDDEIWAKVIVFERNRRVAKAYARAPVLTINGSNDGFDGFRIGLCGFDNPMRDAKTEEAKRHINQGVKIKMDEQGNILIKRLCKNNVYVKSTNQEDNAIGSEIIRNSQGALEHEKPGKLFDMNKFQANLSRETRRAYPDRRRLEMQCLSAIIFVRTETDLLQCPVWVLIVNVVGLDMLKSKLPPVLALQRPVDIKNRPRIPIPDEDPYSVAGVSSSVGPSEIMSVDRDSREQIYMQSTSYHHRRGERPPKLPPRENLYGHNIPKPDYDDIEDDYGRAMKHTIMEEKRSKHDDRKKYDDPYYCGLRARVPNFVKMAKNGHAKGLGLPLPRGHPRTQPTPSYVGAAYPSSQSSQIYGHLPAHRPAIMYHARSFESGLDSDNRNESPYNHIYGRLPIPTRGVIPPTSRAMYIGEWD; this is encoded by the exons ATGCAAACAATGCATTGTAAAAATGAAGAAGTGCCTGGTATCCTGAACGTGCTAGACAAAACATCTAATGGAATATCCACGGAATATAG ATCAACTACGGAACGCAAAATGGTATCGAGACGAAAGATactttcgcgttcgcgagataATCTTGTAGAGTCGCAGTATGAGGAACAAGATGAAGAAGACGTATGGTATAACTTGGATAAATTGTATAAG GATCATATACAAGAAGTCTTAGATAAATGGAATCAGATAGATGACGAAATTTGGGCGAAAGTTATCGTCTTTGAAAGAAATAGACGGGTTGCGAAAGCGTATGCCAGGGCGCCTGTTCTTACGATAAACGGATCGAATGATGGATTTGATGGCTTTAg GATAGGACTTTGTGGATTCGACAATCCTATGCGAGACGCGAAAACCGAAGAAGCCAAGCGTCATATAAATCAAGGAGTTAAAATAAAGATGGACGAACAAGGCAACATTCTCATCAAGagattatgtaaaaataatgtatatgtGAAATCGACGAATCAAGAAGACAACGCGATCGGTTCagaaattatacgtaattCACAGGGAGCACTTGAGCATGAAAAACCCGGAAAG TTGTTCGACATGAATAAATTTCAAGCAAATTTGTCGCGAGAAACACGACGGGCTTACCCAGACAGACGGCGATTAGAGATGCAGTGTCTAAGCGCTATTATATTCGTGAGAACAGAAACCGATTTGCTTCAATGTCCTGTATGGGTCCTTATCGTCAACGTAGTAGGACTAGACATGCTCAAGTCAAAGTTGCCACCAG ttttaGCATTGCAGAGGCCGGTTGATATAAAGAATAGACCTAGAATACCAATTCCTGACGAGGATCCTTATAGCGTAGCTGGGGTATCATCGTCCGTGGGACCTAGCGAAATAATGTCAGTTGACAGGGATTCGCGAGAACAAATCTACATGCAGTCTACAAGTTATCATCATCGACGAGGGGAGAGACCGCCAAAATTGCCGCCTAGAGAAAATCTCTACGGCCACAATATTCCtaag CCTGATTATGACGATATAGAAGATGACTATGGCAGGGCGATGAAACACACCATAATGGAAGAGAAACGAAGTAAACACgatgatagaaaaaaatacg aCGACCCGTATTACTGTGGTTTACGAGCACGCGTGCCTAATTTCGTTAAAATGGCAAAAAACGGCCACGCGAAAGGGTTGGGTCTACCCTTACCACGAGGACATCCCAGGACACAACCGACGCCGTCTTACGTGGGTGCCGCTTACCCTAGTAGTCAATCCTCTCAAATATATGGACATTTACCGGCTCATCGACCAGCTATTATGTATCACGCCAGAAGCTTCGAAAGTGGACTCG ATTCGGACAACAGGAATGAGTCGCCGTATAATCACATATATGGAAGATTACCGATCCCGACGAGAGGTGTAATACCTCCAACCTCGCGTGCTATGTATATTGGAGAGTGGGATTAG
- the Exp gene encoding uncharacterized protein Exp isoform X2 — protein sequence MTGGSATTEIETQKGQGSTTERKMVSRRKILSRSRDNLVESQYEEQDEEDVWYNLDKLYKDHIQEVLDKWNQIDDEIWAKVIVFERNRRVAKAYARAPVLTINGSNDGFDGFRIGLCGFDNPMRDAKTEEAKRHINQGVKIKMDEQGNILIKRLCKNNVYVKSTNQEDNAIGSEIIRNSQGALEHEKPGKLFDMNKFQANLSRETRRAYPDRRRLEMQCLSAIIFVRTETDLLQCPVWVLIVNVVGLDMLKSKLPPVLALQRPVDIKNRPRIPIPDEDPYSVAGVSSSVGPSEIMSVDRDSREQIYMQSTSYHHRRGERPPKLPPRENLYGHNIPKPDYDDIEDDYGRAMKHTIMEEKRSKHDDRKKYDDPYYCGLRARVPNFVKMAKNGHAKGLGLPLPRGHPRTQPTPSYVGAAYPSSQSSQIYGHLPAHRPAIMYHARSFESGLDSDNRNESPYNHIYGRLPIPTRGVIPPTSRAMYIGEWD from the exons ATGACGGGAGGTTCAGCGACAACCGAAATAGAGACGCAGAAGGGACAAGG ATCAACTACGGAACGCAAAATGGTATCGAGACGAAAGATactttcgcgttcgcgagataATCTTGTAGAGTCGCAGTATGAGGAACAAGATGAAGAAGACGTATGGTATAACTTGGATAAATTGTATAAG GATCATATACAAGAAGTCTTAGATAAATGGAATCAGATAGATGACGAAATTTGGGCGAAAGTTATCGTCTTTGAAAGAAATAGACGGGTTGCGAAAGCGTATGCCAGGGCGCCTGTTCTTACGATAAACGGATCGAATGATGGATTTGATGGCTTTAg GATAGGACTTTGTGGATTCGACAATCCTATGCGAGACGCGAAAACCGAAGAAGCCAAGCGTCATATAAATCAAGGAGTTAAAATAAAGATGGACGAACAAGGCAACATTCTCATCAAGagattatgtaaaaataatgtatatgtGAAATCGACGAATCAAGAAGACAACGCGATCGGTTCagaaattatacgtaattCACAGGGAGCACTTGAGCATGAAAAACCCGGAAAG TTGTTCGACATGAATAAATTTCAAGCAAATTTGTCGCGAGAAACACGACGGGCTTACCCAGACAGACGGCGATTAGAGATGCAGTGTCTAAGCGCTATTATATTCGTGAGAACAGAAACCGATTTGCTTCAATGTCCTGTATGGGTCCTTATCGTCAACGTAGTAGGACTAGACATGCTCAAGTCAAAGTTGCCACCAG ttttaGCATTGCAGAGGCCGGTTGATATAAAGAATAGACCTAGAATACCAATTCCTGACGAGGATCCTTATAGCGTAGCTGGGGTATCATCGTCCGTGGGACCTAGCGAAATAATGTCAGTTGACAGGGATTCGCGAGAACAAATCTACATGCAGTCTACAAGTTATCATCATCGACGAGGGGAGAGACCGCCAAAATTGCCGCCTAGAGAAAATCTCTACGGCCACAATATTCCtaag CCTGATTATGACGATATAGAAGATGACTATGGCAGGGCGATGAAACACACCATAATGGAAGAGAAACGAAGTAAACACgatgatagaaaaaaatacg aCGACCCGTATTACTGTGGTTTACGAGCACGCGTGCCTAATTTCGTTAAAATGGCAAAAAACGGCCACGCGAAAGGGTTGGGTCTACCCTTACCACGAGGACATCCCAGGACACAACCGACGCCGTCTTACGTGGGTGCCGCTTACCCTAGTAGTCAATCCTCTCAAATATATGGACATTTACCGGCTCATCGACCAGCTATTATGTATCACGCCAGAAGCTTCGAAAGTGGACTCG ATTCGGACAACAGGAATGAGTCGCCGTATAATCACATATATGGAAGATTACCGATCCCGACGAGAGGTGTAATACCTCCAACCTCGCGTGCTATGTATATTGGAGAGTGGGATTAG
- the Rps13 gene encoding small ribosomal subunit protein uS15: MGRMHSHGKGISQSALPYRRSVPTWLKLTPEDCKELIYKLAKKGHTPSQIGVILRDSHGVAQVRFRTGNKILRIVKSMGLAPDLPEDLYYLIKKAVAVRKHLERNRKDKDSKFRLILVESRIHRLARYYKAKGALPPNWKYESSTASALVA, translated from the exons ATGGGTCGTATGCACTCACATGG aaagggTATATCCCAATCGGCGCTTCCCTATCGACGAAGTGTACCCACTTGGTTAAAACTGACGCCAGAAGATTGTAAAGAACTCATTTACAAACTTGCAAAGAAAGGACATACACCATCTCAAATtg GTGTTATACTTCGTGACTCTCATGGTGTGGCGCAAGTACGCTTCCGtacaggaaataaaattttgcgcaTTGTGAAAAGCATGGGTCTAGCTCCTGATCTACCAGAAGATCTATACTATCTGATTAAAAAGGCCGTCGCTGTTCGCAAGCATCTCGAGCGAAATCGTAAGGATAAAGACAGTAAATTTCGTTTGATTCTCGTAGAGTCGAGAATTCATAGGCTGGCTCGTTATTATAAAGCCAAAGGAGCTCTGCCGCCAAATTGGAAATACGAGAGTTCAACGGCCAGTGCTCTCGTGGCTTGA
- the Exp gene encoding uncharacterized protein Exp isoform X3: MQTMHCKNEEVPGILNVLDKTSNGISTEYRSTTERKMVSRRKILSRSRDNLVESQYEEQDEEDVWYNLDKLYKDHIQEVLDKWNQIDDEIWAKVIVFERNRRVAKAYARAPVLTINGSNDGFDGFRIGLCGFDNPMRDAKTEEAKRHINQGVKIKMDEQGNILIKRLCKNNVYVKSTNQEDNAIGSEIIRNSQGALEHEKPGKLFDMNKFQANLSRETRRAYPDRRRLEMQCLSAIIFVRTETDLLQCPVWVLIVNVVGLDMLKSKLPPVLALQRPVDIKNRPRIPIPDEDPYSVAGVSSSVGPSEIMSVDRDSREQIYMQSTSYHHRRGERPPKLPPRENLYGHNIPKPDYDDIEDDYGRAMKHTIMEEKRSKHDDRKKYDDPYYCGLRARVPNFVKMAKNGHAKGLGLPLPRGHPRTQPTPSYVGAAYPSSQSSQIYGHLPAHRPAIMYHARSFESGLGMSRRIITYMEDYRSRREV; the protein is encoded by the exons ATGCAAACAATGCATTGTAAAAATGAAGAAGTGCCTGGTATCCTGAACGTGCTAGACAAAACATCTAATGGAATATCCACGGAATATAG ATCAACTACGGAACGCAAAATGGTATCGAGACGAAAGATactttcgcgttcgcgagataATCTTGTAGAGTCGCAGTATGAGGAACAAGATGAAGAAGACGTATGGTATAACTTGGATAAATTGTATAAG GATCATATACAAGAAGTCTTAGATAAATGGAATCAGATAGATGACGAAATTTGGGCGAAAGTTATCGTCTTTGAAAGAAATAGACGGGTTGCGAAAGCGTATGCCAGGGCGCCTGTTCTTACGATAAACGGATCGAATGATGGATTTGATGGCTTTAg GATAGGACTTTGTGGATTCGACAATCCTATGCGAGACGCGAAAACCGAAGAAGCCAAGCGTCATATAAATCAAGGAGTTAAAATAAAGATGGACGAACAAGGCAACATTCTCATCAAGagattatgtaaaaataatgtatatgtGAAATCGACGAATCAAGAAGACAACGCGATCGGTTCagaaattatacgtaattCACAGGGAGCACTTGAGCATGAAAAACCCGGAAAG TTGTTCGACATGAATAAATTTCAAGCAAATTTGTCGCGAGAAACACGACGGGCTTACCCAGACAGACGGCGATTAGAGATGCAGTGTCTAAGCGCTATTATATTCGTGAGAACAGAAACCGATTTGCTTCAATGTCCTGTATGGGTCCTTATCGTCAACGTAGTAGGACTAGACATGCTCAAGTCAAAGTTGCCACCAG ttttaGCATTGCAGAGGCCGGTTGATATAAAGAATAGACCTAGAATACCAATTCCTGACGAGGATCCTTATAGCGTAGCTGGGGTATCATCGTCCGTGGGACCTAGCGAAATAATGTCAGTTGACAGGGATTCGCGAGAACAAATCTACATGCAGTCTACAAGTTATCATCATCGACGAGGGGAGAGACCGCCAAAATTGCCGCCTAGAGAAAATCTCTACGGCCACAATATTCCtaag CCTGATTATGACGATATAGAAGATGACTATGGCAGGGCGATGAAACACACCATAATGGAAGAGAAACGAAGTAAACACgatgatagaaaaaaatacg aCGACCCGTATTACTGTGGTTTACGAGCACGCGTGCCTAATTTCGTTAAAATGGCAAAAAACGGCCACGCGAAAGGGTTGGGTCTACCCTTACCACGAGGACATCCCAGGACACAACCGACGCCGTCTTACGTGGGTGCCGCTTACCCTAGTAGTCAATCCTCTCAAATATATGGACATTTACCGGCTCATCGACCAGCTATTATGTATCACGCCAGAAGCTTCGAAAGTGGACTCG GAATGAGTCGCCGTATAATCACATATATGGAAGATTACCGATCCCGACGAGAGGTGTAA
- the Exp gene encoding uncharacterized protein Exp isoform X4, with translation MVSRRKILSRSRDNLVESQYEEQDEEDVWYNLDKLYKDHIQEVLDKWNQIDDEIWAKVIVFERNRRVAKAYARAPVLTINGSNDGFDGFRIGLCGFDNPMRDAKTEEAKRHINQGVKIKMDEQGNILIKRLCKNNVYVKSTNQEDNAIGSEIIRNSQGALEHEKPGKLFDMNKFQANLSRETRRAYPDRRRLEMQCLSAIIFVRTETDLLQCPVWVLIVNVVGLDMLKSKLPPVLALQRPVDIKNRPRIPIPDEDPYSVAGVSSSVGPSEIMSVDRDSREQIYMQSTSYHHRRGERPPKLPPRENLYGHNIPKPDYDDIEDDYGRAMKHTIMEEKRSKHDDRKKYDDPYYCGLRARVPNFVKMAKNGHAKGLGLPLPRGHPRTQPTPSYVGAAYPSSQSSQIYGHLPAHRPAIMYHARSFESGLDSDNRNESPYNHIYGRLPIPTRGVIPPTSRAMYIGEWD, from the exons ATGGTATCGAGACGAAAGATactttcgcgttcgcgagataATCTTGTAGAGTCGCAGTATGAGGAACAAGATGAAGAAGACGTATGGTATAACTTGGATAAATTGTATAAG GATCATATACAAGAAGTCTTAGATAAATGGAATCAGATAGATGACGAAATTTGGGCGAAAGTTATCGTCTTTGAAAGAAATAGACGGGTTGCGAAAGCGTATGCCAGGGCGCCTGTTCTTACGATAAACGGATCGAATGATGGATTTGATGGCTTTAg GATAGGACTTTGTGGATTCGACAATCCTATGCGAGACGCGAAAACCGAAGAAGCCAAGCGTCATATAAATCAAGGAGTTAAAATAAAGATGGACGAACAAGGCAACATTCTCATCAAGagattatgtaaaaataatgtatatgtGAAATCGACGAATCAAGAAGACAACGCGATCGGTTCagaaattatacgtaattCACAGGGAGCACTTGAGCATGAAAAACCCGGAAAG TTGTTCGACATGAATAAATTTCAAGCAAATTTGTCGCGAGAAACACGACGGGCTTACCCAGACAGACGGCGATTAGAGATGCAGTGTCTAAGCGCTATTATATTCGTGAGAACAGAAACCGATTTGCTTCAATGTCCTGTATGGGTCCTTATCGTCAACGTAGTAGGACTAGACATGCTCAAGTCAAAGTTGCCACCAG ttttaGCATTGCAGAGGCCGGTTGATATAAAGAATAGACCTAGAATACCAATTCCTGACGAGGATCCTTATAGCGTAGCTGGGGTATCATCGTCCGTGGGACCTAGCGAAATAATGTCAGTTGACAGGGATTCGCGAGAACAAATCTACATGCAGTCTACAAGTTATCATCATCGACGAGGGGAGAGACCGCCAAAATTGCCGCCTAGAGAAAATCTCTACGGCCACAATATTCCtaag CCTGATTATGACGATATAGAAGATGACTATGGCAGGGCGATGAAACACACCATAATGGAAGAGAAACGAAGTAAACACgatgatagaaaaaaatacg aCGACCCGTATTACTGTGGTTTACGAGCACGCGTGCCTAATTTCGTTAAAATGGCAAAAAACGGCCACGCGAAAGGGTTGGGTCTACCCTTACCACGAGGACATCCCAGGACACAACCGACGCCGTCTTACGTGGGTGCCGCTTACCCTAGTAGTCAATCCTCTCAAATATATGGACATTTACCGGCTCATCGACCAGCTATTATGTATCACGCCAGAAGCTTCGAAAGTGGACTCG ATTCGGACAACAGGAATGAGTCGCCGTATAATCACATATATGGAAGATTACCGATCCCGACGAGAGGTGTAATACCTCCAACCTCGCGTGCTATGTATATTGGAGAGTGGGATTAG